CTGAGCCAGCGCGAGGCATTTTGCAGAGCCAGTATCTCCTGATGGAGAAGCGCTTGTACAACATCATCACGACGCCGGGGATGCTGGTGGCGGTGGCGATGGCGATCGGGCTGCTGACGACGGAACCCGAAGTGCTCCACGACTGGTGGCTGCACGTGAAGCTGGGGTTTGTGGTGCTGCTGCTGGGCTATCACCACTACTGCGCCCGGATTCTCAAGCAGCTAGAAAAAGGGACCTGTCGCCTGAGCAGCGGGAAGCTGCGGGCGCTCAATGAGGCGCCGACCCTGCTGCTGGTGGCGATCGTGATGTTGGCCGTGTTCAAAAATAGTTTCCCGACCAGCGCTAGCGTGTGGGTGATGGTGGCGCTGGTGGTGTCCATGGCGGCGTCGATCCAGCTCTACGCCAAGATTCGCCGCCGCAATGAGGAGAAGCGTCGCGCCGAGGCGATCGCGTCTCAAACTCCCGCAGAATCTGTCTAGAGATGTCCTAGCGCTTTGCTGGCTGAGGTTGAGAGCTACCTAAAAACGGCGATCGCCCCCCAAGGGATCGTCCTAGACCAAGACCCTTCGGCCCTCTGGCGGGCGCTGCGGGGTCTTGGCGATCGCGGCTGGCTGGCGCTGCGGGTGCCGGTGGCGGCGGGGGGTGGCGGCCTCGACGGGTGGCAGTACTGGCAGTTTCAA
This genomic stretch from Geitlerinema sp. PCC 7407 harbors:
- the hemJ gene encoding protoporphyrinogen oxidase HemJ codes for the protein MAYFWFKAFHIVGVVVWFAGLFYLVRLFIYHVEAEEQPEPARGILQSQYLLMEKRLYNIITTPGMLVAVAMAIGLLTTEPEVLHDWWLHVKLGFVVLLLGYHHYCARILKQLEKGTCRLSSGKLRALNEAPTLLLVAIVMLAVFKNSFPTSASVWVMVALVVSMAASIQLYAKIRRRNEEKRRAEAIASQTPAESV